The Clostridia bacterium genome window below encodes:
- a CDS encoding family 16 glycosylhydrolase, giving the protein MKTVKRIISTVLCLALLIPAAVIPAAAVSTEELEALYATAGALIYSDGTHASRRQLKAAYDTAEAVISQGNALNSDIVSATSLLSAAIDGFVAVEAPERREIAGIAAWDAATVSSFTDTSGCAVFFGEDADRRAAVKVVTAGKDVAYFSNAASDAAIDGASVFTGDITDTAGLRFRTSFNDLSLVESVSVSVGVRSADGRKTYTAVGIPAKNGYVAVDWEFFYSDYDAIGTGVDLANLNYVAFAFEGVKPGFIGLVSDLHCFTENILATERPEYREVKAASIISGNYYKIVDSNTGLALTLSERVTDTETMTATGYENRIVNKQSGLSVTMEARKEDPRQEWQIYRHNDGTFRIINKDSSLALSASYYVLSYTIDTSVLNLSDTAQEWRVARSSNGFKISVSSASAYYMNYSGGNLKASGVQQVWDVYECVRGEWNQVWNDEFDGDSIDRSKWTVYDAKNRGDTEPVYFRDNENNVCVSDGDLIIRTKRENYLGYPTTGAYLTTEGHYYTSFGRFEMRAKLAVGAWIWPAFWLQGAPPSNWPQNGEIDVMELVGGGKEDSKLYGTFHWLSDYADGSREFVKGVEFYNKNNVSLGDDYHTYAVEWEHDQMRIYFDGMQYVSLNLTSDSERWGYGDLPHYITLNTSIRGPGNDEIYPDTADESEFIIDYVRVSKRSGDMSASTETADSAPIEGQKIYAGIIDDVNVAASPDGNFFVVTNRYGDVNRFNARTGEKQSADVNDSTVFSALKYSPSGRFIAAGSRMSGLVIYKNSDLSSKSRATVNGLYFESLAFSADESTIYAGGRNDNQAGGASDNKYLYAFGTSSGSQRGKVYIGSDVRSIAVSDDGKYIAAGTSSGKIYVVDADTLAIEGECEMEAVVRSLAFIPSSDRFAASDEAGNIKVFDAETRGVVMTLDNPDGASVSSIEISPDGSRLVATSTDNNARLFDLGSGRLIQLLDGFTQQTTAAKFSRDGNRIVVSSLDGTVRVYSDCGGLLYVLNVTAGTKKGNSIADVAISGDGTSVMAVPIQNNDSVFFWTLPGMADKTPLYNAINAASDIDYSEYTHESVAALREAMESANALLRGHKADASEIAAGVALINNAANHLVKLPGGEVVLNGFDGWTSEDVAAMSSTRATLSLTSSSVSITPNVRQSLCISAGSTTTWTMYNTTSGGEISGRNPFGADLSNSDGISIWAKGLTKEQNNGKIFIGHTGVEGSFLFSASLPTITTSGGYINIPFSDFTYVSGEETLDLTKLNTIGFSGKGAKGMFVFTELTAYTEAGAMPVVTGVTDGAAYNITGAEAPSANWDSGMAFLDGEYYVAGTPITETGEHTLVVNNHGTEATVTFTVTDNTPIPVITGVAERQVFDLANGESASPSWNVGSATLNGEAYNGAAINKVGEYTLTVTNGYKKASVFFIVVDTSENQSVYMKGDMDKDGEITVADALKALRIAAKLAQQTDEDVMIGDTDNDGEITVADALKILRVAAKLADAASLGE; this is encoded by the coding sequence ATGAAAACTGTGAAAAGAATCATTTCAACTGTTTTGTGTCTCGCTTTGCTCATTCCCGCGGCGGTAATACCGGCCGCGGCCGTCAGCACCGAAGAGCTTGAGGCGCTGTACGCGACTGCCGGCGCCCTGATTTACAGCGACGGCACTCACGCTTCGCGCAGGCAGCTCAAAGCCGCTTATGATACTGCCGAGGCTGTGATTTCACAAGGCAACGCTTTGAATTCCGACATTGTCTCCGCGACGTCGCTGCTCTCCGCCGCGATAGACGGATTTGTCGCCGTGGAAGCGCCGGAAAGACGGGAGATCGCAGGTATCGCCGCATGGGATGCCGCGACTGTTTCCTCCTTTACAGACACCTCCGGATGCGCGGTCTTCTTCGGTGAGGATGCCGACCGCCGCGCTGCCGTCAAGGTCGTTACGGCGGGGAAGGACGTCGCGTATTTCTCCAACGCTGCCTCCGACGCCGCGATAGACGGCGCTTCGGTTTTCACCGGTGACATTACCGACACCGCCGGTCTGCGTTTCCGTACAAGCTTCAACGATCTTTCTCTCGTCGAGAGCGTCAGCGTCTCCGTCGGAGTCAGGAGCGCCGACGGAAGGAAGACCTATACCGCCGTCGGCATCCCGGCCAAAAACGGTTACGTTGCCGTCGACTGGGAGTTCTTCTATTCCGATTACGATGCGATAGGGACCGGAGTCGACCTTGCGAACCTAAATTACGTTGCGTTCGCGTTCGAGGGAGTAAAGCCCGGCTTCATCGGCCTCGTTTCGGATCTCCACTGCTTTACCGAAAACATACTTGCCACCGAAAGGCCGGAGTACCGGGAGGTCAAAGCCGCTTCGATAATCTCCGGCAACTACTATAAAATCGTCGACAGCAACACAGGTCTCGCGCTTACGCTTTCGGAGCGCGTAACGGATACCGAGACGATGACCGCGACCGGGTATGAAAACCGCATAGTCAACAAACAGTCCGGTCTTTCCGTAACGATGGAAGCGAGAAAAGAGGATCCGCGGCAGGAGTGGCAGATCTACCGCCACAATGACGGCACGTTCAGGATCATCAACAAAGACAGTTCGCTCGCGCTCAGCGCCAGCTATTATGTTCTCAGCTACACAATCGACACGTCCGTACTGAACCTCAGCGATACCGCGCAGGAATGGAGAGTAGCAAGATCGTCAAACGGTTTCAAGATTTCCGTTTCGTCTGCGAGCGCGTATTATATGAATTACAGCGGCGGAAACCTGAAAGCGTCCGGCGTGCAGCAGGTTTGGGACGTCTATGAATGCGTCCGCGGCGAATGGAATCAGGTTTGGAACGACGAGTTCGACGGCGACTCCATCGACCGCAGCAAGTGGACCGTATACGATGCTAAAAACCGCGGCGACACCGAGCCGGTCTATTTCCGCGACAACGAAAACAACGTCTGCGTCAGTGACGGCGACCTTATCATACGCACTAAGCGCGAAAACTACCTCGGCTACCCGACGACCGGCGCGTATCTGACCACCGAAGGGCATTATTACACGTCCTTCGGAAGGTTTGAAATGCGCGCGAAGCTGGCAGTGGGCGCGTGGATCTGGCCTGCGTTCTGGCTTCAGGGCGCTCCTCCTTCCAACTGGCCGCAGAACGGTGAAATCGACGTTATGGAGCTTGTCGGCGGCGGCAAAGAGGATTCCAAGCTGTACGGGACCTTCCACTGGCTCTCGGACTACGCGGACGGCAGCAGGGAGTTCGTCAAGGGCGTCGAATTCTATAACAAAAACAACGTCAGCCTCGGCGACGATTACCACACCTACGCCGTTGAATGGGAACACGACCAGATGCGTATCTACTTTGACGGTATGCAGTATGTATCCCTGAATCTGACCTCCGACAGCGAACGCTGGGGCTACGGCGATCTGCCGCATTATATTACTCTCAACACCTCGATCAGAGGCCCCGGGAACGATGAGATTTACCCTGATACCGCGGACGAATCGGAGTTTATCATTGACTATGTGCGCGTATCCAAGCGCTCGGGTGATATGTCCGCTTCCACGGAGACCGCTGATTCCGCGCCGATAGAAGGGCAGAAAATATACGCAGGCATAATCGACGATGTGAACGTAGCGGCTTCGCCGGACGGCAACTTCTTCGTCGTCACCAACCGCTACGGCGACGTGAACCGGTTCAACGCCCGCACCGGCGAAAAGCAGAGTGCGGACGTAAACGACAGTACGGTCTTCTCCGCGCTCAAATACTCTCCGAGCGGCAGATTCATTGCCGCGGGTTCGAGGATGAGCGGACTTGTCATTTATAAGAATTCGGATTTGTCAAGCAAATCCCGTGCGACCGTGAACGGGCTTTACTTCGAGTCACTGGCGTTTTCCGCCGATGAAAGCACTATCTACGCAGGCGGCAGAAACGACAACCAGGCCGGTGGCGCGTCAGATAACAAGTATTTATACGCCTTCGGAACGTCGTCGGGCTCCCAGCGCGGCAAGGTGTATATCGGCTCCGACGTAAGAAGCATAGCCGTTTCCGATGACGGAAAGTATATCGCTGCCGGAACTTCCTCCGGAAAGATTTACGTCGTCGACGCGGATACTCTTGCGATAGAAGGCGAATGCGAAATGGAGGCGGTTGTCCGCAGCCTTGCTTTCATTCCGAGCAGCGATCGTTTTGCCGCTTCGGACGAGGCGGGTAATATAAAGGTGTTCGACGCTGAAACGCGCGGCGTTGTGATGACTCTCGATAACCCGGACGGCGCGTCCGTCTCATCGATAGAAATATCGCCTGACGGCAGCCGCCTTGTCGCGACTTCGACCGACAATAACGCAAGGCTTTTCGACCTCGGCAGCGGACGTCTCATCCAGCTGCTCGACGGCTTCACTCAGCAAACCACCGCCGCGAAGTTCTCCCGCGACGGCAACCGCATCGTAGTTTCCTCTCTTGACGGCACCGTCCGCGTTTACAGCGACTGCGGCGGACTGCTTTACGTTCTCAATGTGACCGCCGGAACGAAGAAGGGGAACAGCATCGCTGACGTTGCGATCTCCGGCGACGGGACATCGGTAATGGCGGTGCCGATACAGAATAACGACAGCGTTTTCTTCTGGACGCTGCCGGGGATGGCGGATAAGACGCCTCTTTATAACGCGATAAACGCCGCGTCCGATATCGACTATTCCGAATATACCCACGAGAGCGTGGCGGCGCTGCGCGAAGCGATGGAGAGCGCGAACGCGCTGCTCCGCGGTCACAAGGCTGACGCCTCGGAGATTGCCGCGGGCGTCGCGCTGATAAACAACGCCGCGAACCATCTCGTCAAGCTTCCGGGAGGCGAAGTCGTTCTCAACGGCTTTGACGGCTGGACCTCCGAAGACGTCGCGGCCATGAGCTCAACGAGAGCCACGCTGAGCCTCACGTCCTCGTCCGTTTCGATAACGCCGAACGTCAGACAGTCGCTCTGCATCAGCGCCGGCTCCACTACGACGTGGACTATGTATAACACCACGAGCGGGGGAGAGATTTCCGGCCGCAACCCGTTCGGAGCCGACCTTTCCAACAGCGACGGCATCTCGATCTGGGCGAAAGGACTGACGAAGGAACAAAACAACGGCAAGATATTCATCGGCCACACCGGCGTTGAAGGAAGCTTCTTGTTCAGCGCTTCGCTGCCGACGATAACGACCTCCGGCGGCTATATCAACATACCTTTTTCCGATTTCACATACGTTTCCGGCGAAGAGACGCTTGACCTGACGAAGCTGAACACCATCGGCTTCTCCGGCAAGGGCGCGAAGGGAATGTTCGTCTTCACCGAGCTGACCGCGTACACCGAAGCGGGCGCAATGCCCGTGGTCACCGGCGTTACCGACGGTGCGGCGTATAACATAACCGGCGCCGAAGCTCCGTCCGCGAACTGGGACAGCGGCATGGCGTTCCTCGACGGCGAATACTACGTCGCCGGAACTCCTATCACGGAAACGGGCGAGCATACGCTCGTCGTTAATAACCACGGCACCGAAGCGACCGTGACGTTTACGGTTACCGATAATACGCCGATTCCCGTTATAACCGGCGTCGCCGAACGGCAGGTCTTTGACCTTGCAAACGGCGAGAGCGCGTCCCCCTCGTGGAACGTCGGCTCAGCGACGCTGAACGGCGAAGCGTATAACGGCGCGGCGATCAACAAGGTCGGCGAGTACACGCTGACCGTGACGAACGGCTATAAAAAAGCCTCCGTGTTCTTCATCGTCGTCGACACGTCCGAGAACCAGTCGGTATACATGAAGGGCGATATGGACAAGGACGGCGAAATAACGGTCGCGGACGCGCTGAAAGCGCTGCGCATCGCGGCGAAGCTCGCTCAGCAGACCGACGAGGATGTTATGATCGGCGACACGGATAACGACGGCGAGATCACCGTCGCAGACGCCCTCAAAATCCTCCGCGTCGCCGCGAAGCTCGCGGACGCGGCAAGCCTCGGAGAATGA
- a CDS encoding AMP-binding protein: protein MAIITGVSVEDYVRCENGESDFSFTFLHKCAKTFGVDIADLLTGENAKLSAFAIVRKGEGFPIARRKGFKYNHLAANFKSRLSEPFWVRAPYDAEAQNKPIPLASHAGEEFDYILKGSLKVQIGDHVDYLYEGDSVFYDSLTPHGMIAAGDGDCEFVAIVMDPAGHAQEYNAHEGLTGEVSRRSVEAQDDQIWRDFIDVTEDENGALKEINFKHKDNFNFAFDVVDELAKRHPGKRAMLHLDSEKHERTFTFKEMSELSSQAANYLSSLGVKKGDRVMLVLKRNYHFWFCMLALHKIGAIAIPATHLLVKKDYEYRFKTAGVSAIICSADCDGPHQADLAAETCPELKIKVVADGEYPGWHFLDGEMKAFPTVFPRENNDSKAEDIMLMFFSSGTTGYPKIAAHKFTYPLAHFVTAHYWHNVNPDGLHFTIADTGWGKALWGKFYGQWLCEAGVFTYDFEKFKADDILPLFKRYNITTFCAPPTMYRFFIKEDLKKYDLSSLQYATVAGEALNPEVFDRFYDATGLKIMEGFGQTETTLTVANLIGMVPKPGSMGKPTPQYDVDIVLPDGKPTKVGEIGEIVIRTDRRVPVGLFREYYRDAEKTAEAWHDGVYHTGDTAWRDEDGYYWYVGRIDDLIKSSGYRIGPFEIESVIMELPYVLECAVTAVPDEIRGQVVKATIVLTKGTAGSDELKKEVQNYVKTHTAPYKYPRIVEFVDELPKTISGKIRRVDIRTEDAK, encoded by the coding sequence ATGGCCATAATTACGGGCGTATCTGTTGAAGATTACGTCCGCTGCGAAAACGGAGAAAGCGATTTTTCATTCACTTTCCTCCACAAGTGCGCCAAAACGTTCGGAGTCGACATCGCCGACCTGCTGACCGGCGAAAACGCGAAGCTTTCCGCGTTCGCCATCGTCCGCAAGGGCGAGGGCTTCCCCATCGCGCGCCGCAAGGGGTTCAAGTATAACCACCTCGCCGCGAACTTCAAGAGCCGCCTTTCAGAGCCGTTCTGGGTGCGCGCGCCATACGACGCGGAAGCGCAGAATAAGCCAATCCCGCTGGCTTCGCATGCCGGCGAGGAGTTCGACTACATACTCAAGGGCAGCTTGAAGGTACAGATAGGCGACCACGTCGATTACCTCTATGAAGGCGACAGCGTATTCTACGACAGTCTGACTCCCCACGGAATGATCGCCGCGGGGGACGGCGACTGCGAATTCGTCGCAATCGTCATGGATCCCGCCGGACACGCGCAGGAATACAATGCGCACGAAGGCCTCACGGGCGAAGTCAGCCGCCGCAGCGTGGAAGCGCAGGACGACCAGATCTGGCGCGACTTCATCGACGTCACAGAGGACGAGAACGGCGCGCTGAAAGAAATAAACTTCAAGCACAAGGATAACTTCAACTTCGCGTTCGACGTCGTGGATGAGCTGGCGAAGCGCCATCCCGGCAAACGCGCCATGCTCCACCTCGACAGCGAAAAGCACGAGCGCACCTTCACCTTCAAGGAGATGTCCGAGCTTTCGTCGCAGGCGGCGAACTACCTCAGCTCCCTCGGCGTCAAAAAGGGCGACCGCGTTATGCTGGTGCTCAAGCGCAACTATCACTTCTGGTTCTGCATGCTCGCGCTGCACAAGATCGGCGCGATCGCCATACCCGCCACCCACCTGCTCGTCAAGAAGGATTACGAATACCGCTTCAAGACCGCGGGCGTTTCAGCCATAATCTGCTCCGCGGACTGCGACGGGCCGCATCAGGCCGACCTCGCGGCGGAGACCTGCCCCGAACTGAAGATCAAGGTCGTCGCCGACGGAGAATACCCCGGCTGGCATTTCCTCGACGGCGAGATGAAGGCGTTCCCGACGGTCTTCCCGCGCGAGAACAACGACTCGAAGGCGGAGGACATCATGCTGATGTTCTTCTCCTCCGGCACGACGGGCTATCCGAAGATCGCCGCCCACAAGTTCACCTATCCTCTCGCCCACTTCGTTACCGCGCACTACTGGCACAACGTCAACCCCGACGGTCTGCACTTCACGATTGCGGATACCGGCTGGGGGAAGGCGCTCTGGGGCAAGTTCTACGGCCAGTGGCTCTGCGAAGCCGGCGTTTTCACCTACGACTTCGAGAAGTTCAAGGCGGACGATATACTGCCGCTTTTCAAGCGGTATAACATCACCACCTTCTGTGCGCCTCCGACGATGTACCGCTTCTTTATAAAAGAAGATTTGAAGAAATACGACCTCTCCTCCCTGCAGTACGCGACCGTTGCCGGCGAAGCCCTCAACCCCGAGGTCTTCGACCGCTTCTACGACGCGACCGGGCTGAAGATAATGGAAGGCTTCGGGCAGACCGAGACGACGCTGACCGTAGCCAACCTCATCGGCATGGTGCCGAAGCCCGGCTCCATGGGCAAGCCCACTCCGCAGTACGACGTCGACATCGTCCTGCCGGACGGCAAGCCGACTAAGGTCGGCGAGATCGGCGAGATAGTTATCCGCACCGACAGGCGCGTTCCCGTCGGACTCTTCCGCGAATACTACCGCGACGCCGAGAAGACCGCGGAAGCGTGGCACGACGGCGTCTACCACACCGGCGACACCGCGTGGCGCGACGAGGACGGCTATTACTGGTACGTCGGACGCATCGACGATCTGATCAAGTCCTCCGGCTACCGCATCGGACCTTTTGAGATCGAGAGCGTCATCATGGAGCTCCCCTACGTGCTCGAATGCGCCGTCACCGCTGTTCCGGACGAGATCCGCGGCCAGGTCGTCAAGGCGACGATAGTGCTGACGAAGGGCACCGCCGGAAGCGACGAATTGAAGAAGGAAGTTCAGAACTACGTCAAGACGCACACCGCGCCGTATAAGTATCCGCGCATCGTCGAGTTCGTAGACGAGCTGCCGAAGACGATAAGCGGCAAGATCCGCAGAGTAGATATCAGGACCGAAGACGCAAAATAA
- a CDS encoding methyltransferase domain-containing protein: MDYLEQYYNDYDEDGRLLSRHGQVEYLTTLKYVRECLAGVTDPAILEVGAGTGRYSVTLAKQGFNVTAVELVERNLDVLKSKLDGTERITAIRGNALDLSEFDDDSFDLTMLLGPMYHLYTKEDKLRALSEAVRVTKSGGYVLVAYCMNEPTVIQYVFGLNNLREVTELNMLTPDWHCISEPKDVFELVRTEDIAALDAEAPVKRIKLVAADGATNYKRELIDAMDDETFGKWMDYHFAVCERQDLIGASHHTLDILRKN; encoded by the coding sequence ATGGATTATCTTGAACAATACTACAACGACTACGACGAAGACGGGCGTCTTCTTTCCCGTCACGGACAGGTTGAATATCTGACTACTTTGAAGTACGTGCGCGAGTGCCTCGCCGGCGTTACCGATCCGGCGATACTCGAAGTCGGAGCCGGGACCGGAAGATACAGCGTAACTCTCGCAAAGCAGGGCTTCAACGTGACGGCTGTAGAACTTGTCGAGCGCAACCTCGACGTGTTGAAATCCAAACTTGACGGCACGGAACGCATCACCGCGATCCGCGGAAACGCGCTGGACCTCTCCGAGTTTGACGACGATTCGTTTGACCTGACCATGCTGCTCGGCCCGATGTATCACCTGTATACGAAAGAAGATAAACTGCGAGCGCTTTCAGAAGCCGTGCGCGTGACGAAGTCCGGCGGATACGTCCTCGTAGCTTATTGCATGAACGAGCCGACCGTCATTCAGTACGTTTTCGGCCTGAACAATCTGCGCGAAGTGACGGAGCTCAATATGCTGACTCCGGACTGGCACTGCATCAGCGAGCCGAAGGACGTTTTTGAACTTGTCCGCACAGAAGACATCGCCGCGCTCGACGCCGAAGCGCCGGTGAAACGAATCAAGCTTGTCGCCGCGGACGGAGCGACGAATTACAAACGGGAGTTGATAGACGCCATGGACGACGAGACGTTCGGAAAGTGGATGGATTATCACTTCGCCGTCTGCGAGCGTCAGGATCTTATCGGCGCTTCACATCACACTCTGGATATATTACGGAAAAACTGA
- a CDS encoding GNAT family N-acetyltransferase — protein MIIRRFLQTDSKEVSDLIIKTLREVNIKDYPKEYIENEVQRLQPNKILKRAEWTHFYVACDENKIVGCGAIGPYWDKVDESSLFTIFVLPDYQGQGIGRKIIETLEKDEYFLRANRIEIPASITATPFYIKMGYTYKNGISVPDEEGLLRLEKHR, from the coding sequence ATGATTATTAGAAGGTTTTTGCAAACTGATTCAAAAGAGGTGTCTGATTTAATTATCAAGACGCTTAGAGAAGTAAATATCAAAGATTATCCTAAAGAATATATTGAAAACGAAGTTCAAAGATTGCAACCGAACAAAATCCTGAAGCGAGCAGAATGGACTCATTTTTACGTTGCGTGCGATGAGAACAAGATCGTGGGCTGTGGAGCCATAGGCCCTTACTGGGATAAAGTGGATGAAAGCAGTTTATTTACCATCTTCGTTTTACCCGATTATCAGGGTCAAGGAATCGGAAGAAAGATAATTGAAACCTTGGAAAAAGACGAATACTTCCTGCGCGCGAACAGAATTGAAATACCCGCCTCTATCACCGCAACTCCATTTTATATAAAAATGGGATACACATACAAAAACGGAATCAGCGTACCGGATGAAGAAGGTCTTTTACGATTAGAAAAGCATAGATAA
- a CDS encoding four helix bundle protein, with the protein MSDSVLRDKSKDFAKQIVVLCRSIKQERRESVLTNQLLRSGTSIGANIYEAQYAQGTKDFISKFEISLKEVYETEYWLELLFETGYMNEQTYKPIQNDCGAIRRMLISSIKTMKEKSERM; encoded by the coding sequence ATCCAAGGATTTTGCGAAACAGATTGTTGTTCTTTGCAGATCCATCAAGCAAGAACGCCGCGAATCCGTACTGACTAATCAACTGCTCAGAAGCGGCACATCAATCGGCGCAAACATTTACGAGGCGCAGTACGCACAGGGTACAAAAGATTTTATATCAAAATTTGAGATATCATTAAAAGAAGTATATGAAACTGAGTATTGGCTTGAATTGCTGTTTGAAACCGGATATATGAACGAACAAACATACAAACCGATACAAAACGATTGCGGCGCTATCAGACGAATGCTTATTTCATCTATAAAAACCATGAAAGAAAAGAGCGAAAGAATGTGA